A genomic segment from Azospirillum sp. TSA2s encodes:
- a CDS encoding glycosyltransferase family 41 protein, translating into MPSIQESLTTAEQLYAAHRFEDAARLVRAVLPLVPDHAVARHLLGTALCAAGRVEQGLGHITAALLLDPGQPAYAVNRAVLLQACGQRAMAERAHRRALRLRPGDGRLLDGLGTCLGELGHSDEALGLLRYRAALTPEVGDVYRKIAILQQRTGRLAEARQAYRRAWRLGGGDGLLLREALSLPVIPRSLAEIQESRARCAAVLEEARGLGLRIADPLREVGVTSFFLSYHGLDDRGLNVELARLYRQACPSLLYTAPHCREPDASARRQEMAGRRLRIGFVSDHFHAHTIGMLNQGLVERLSRDRFEVVLFFTPGPEDDLRRHLKAVADQAIDVPATLEEARRIIADARLDILYYTDIGMSPFTYFLAFARLAPLQCLSWGHPDTTGIPTLDLFLSCDAMEPEDGEAQYSERLVRLPGPTVHYRRPVLPEPRKTRSAFGLPSEGTLYLCPQSLFKLHPDYDPVLVDILRRDPGGTLAFVDPREQGQALLERLAPKGPDVAGRIRLLPGLGAMDFLALTADADVMLDPFHYSGGKTTLEALAFGTPVVTWPGAFMRGRHTLGFYRLMDLYDCVARDPDDYVYRAVRLGTDPQLRALVRARILQRSGVLFENTDTVRALEAALCAPVPPQPAGADA; encoded by the coding sequence ATGCCGTCAATCCAAGAGTCCCTGACCACCGCCGAGCAGCTTTACGCCGCCCACCGCTTCGAGGATGCCGCCCGGCTTGTCCGTGCGGTGCTGCCTCTGGTGCCGGACCATGCTGTCGCCCGCCATCTGCTCGGCACCGCGCTGTGCGCGGCCGGCCGGGTGGAGCAGGGGCTGGGCCACATCACCGCCGCCCTGCTGCTCGATCCCGGCCAGCCGGCTTATGCGGTCAACCGAGCGGTCCTGCTGCAGGCTTGCGGCCAGCGGGCCATGGCGGAGCGGGCGCATCGCCGCGCTCTGCGCCTGCGGCCGGGCGACGGCCGGCTGCTGGACGGGCTGGGAACGTGCTTGGGGGAGCTTGGGCATTCCGACGAAGCGCTGGGCCTGTTGCGGTACCGGGCGGCCTTGACCCCGGAGGTTGGAGACGTCTATCGCAAGATCGCCATTTTGCAGCAACGCACCGGCCGGTTGGCCGAGGCCCGGCAGGCCTACCGCCGCGCGTGGCGGCTGGGCGGCGGGGACGGACTGCTGCTGCGCGAGGCCTTGAGCCTGCCGGTGATCCCGCGGTCGCTCGCTGAAATCCAGGAAAGCCGGGCCCGGTGCGCCGCGGTGCTCGAGGAGGCGCGGGGGCTGGGGCTGCGCATCGCCGACCCGCTGCGCGAGGTGGGCGTCACCTCCTTCTTCTTGTCCTATCATGGCCTGGACGACCGCGGCTTGAACGTCGAACTGGCCCGGCTGTACAGGCAGGCCTGCCCGTCGCTTCTCTACACCGCTCCCCATTGCCGGGAGCCGGACGCCTCGGCCCGCCGGCAGGAGATGGCGGGCCGGCGGTTGCGCATCGGCTTCGTGTCCGATCACTTCCATGCCCACACCATCGGCATGCTGAACCAGGGGCTGGTCGAACGGCTGTCGCGCGACCGCTTCGAGGTGGTGCTGTTCTTCACCCCCGGGCCGGAGGATGACCTGCGCCGCCACCTGAAAGCGGTGGCCGACCAGGCGATCGACGTCCCCGCCACCCTGGAGGAGGCCCGCCGCATCATCGCCGACGCCCGGCTCGACATCCTCTACTACACCGACATCGGCATGTCGCCCTTCACCTATTTCCTGGCCTTCGCACGGCTGGCGCCGCTGCAGTGCCTGAGCTGGGGGCATCCCGACACCACCGGCATCCCGACCCTGGACCTCTTCTTGAGCTGTGACGCGATGGAGCCGGAGGATGGCGAGGCGCAGTACAGCGAGCGCCTGGTCCGCCTGCCCGGTCCCACCGTGCATTACCGGCGCCCGGTGCTGCCCGAGCCGCGCAAGACCCGCAGTGCGTTCGGGCTGCCATCAGAGGGCACTCTTTATCTTTGTCCCCAAAGCCTGTTCAAGCTCCACCCGGACTACGATCCGGTTCTGGTCGACATCCTCCGCCGCGACCCCGGCGGCACCCTCGCCTTCGTCGATCCGCGCGAGCAGGGCCAAGCCCTGCTGGAGCGGCTTGCGCCCAAAGGCCCGGACGTGGCCGGGCGCATCCGCCTGTTGCCGGGGCTGGGGGCGATGGATTTCCTCGCCCTGACGGCAGACGCCGACGTGATGCTCGATCCCTTCCATTACAGCGGCGGCAAGACCACCCTGGAGGCGCTCGCCTTCGGCACCCCGGTGGTGACCTGGCCCGGAGCCTTCATGCGGGGTCGGCACACGCTCGGCTTCTATCGGCTGATGGACCTTTACGACTGCGTGGCCCGCGACCCGGACGATTACGTGTACCGGGCGGTGCGGCTGGGCACCGATCCGCAGCTGCGCGCGCTCGTGCGCGCCCGCATCCTGCAGCGCAGCGGTGTGCTGTTCGAGAACACCGACACGGTGCGCGCGCTTGAGGCTGCCCTGTGCGCCCCCGTCCCGCCACAGCCAGCCGGCGCCGACGCCTGA
- a CDS encoding methyltransferase: MTIGPQDVRHALEQCQAGRPDDAERLYRGFVAQGSFSVEAMAPLGELARSLGLGEEAAAWAGRAVRLLPGQAEGWVLRALTLIAGSLADAGLAAAQRALIIAPGSASALRAVALARLRQNRVADAESACGEALAAQPGYAEGLATLALVRMAQGRAAEADTLFRQATAGPVAPAEAFGNHAALLARLGQDDEALERAERAVALRPRLASAQYLIGTLHRRAGRHGEAAARFTTAVAADPRHREARLALLTLLAEAGRLQEAAALGDELQSLAADDAAIALQLGGLFLRHGRADLALPSLRRALRLAPGTAQGWTLFARALRGVRPSAADADLRAQLVAAFSKPGVDPADLTAAAAGLLAADPAAARLLEAAADADAVEALLCSGALTDLAGDALLHVVLTGAPIADLDLERLVTAWRRALLRVTANPSQPLDESSWGQPWLGLCARLARQAFLGEYVLAESGEEAAAVGRLDEAVRHRLTLGQPVPNHWIPLLGAYRPLGSLPPALMGHSWPEDVRALLALQVVEPQEEAQLAAELPALTPICDDVSVQVRAQYEENPYPRWAATGLREAPLGLSDILHGLFPRTWRPATAWTAPEVLIAGCGTGREAIWAARHIEGARVLAVDLSRRSLAYGLRQSRRLGIEGLSFAQADLLELDAIGRRFDLIHSVGVLHHTADALAGLRVLTGLLAPGGVMKLGFYSALARRPLQAVRAIAAERRLKASPDGIRRLRQDILALPAGHPARAVTTSPDFFSASGCRDLMLHVHERPTTLPWLEQALDGLGLSLLGFEFDDPAAHRLYRRRFPEDPDMASLARWTRLEEEEPALFGRLYQFWVTRRG, from the coding sequence ATGACGATCGGCCCTCAGGATGTCCGGCATGCCCTCGAACAGTGCCAAGCCGGCCGGCCTGACGACGCCGAGCGGCTCTACCGCGGCTTTGTTGCCCAGGGCAGCTTCAGCGTCGAGGCGATGGCCCCGCTTGGCGAGCTGGCGCGCAGCCTTGGGCTGGGCGAGGAGGCCGCCGCCTGGGCCGGTCGGGCGGTGCGGCTGCTGCCCGGCCAAGCGGAGGGGTGGGTGCTGCGCGCGCTCACCCTGATTGCCGGCTCCTTGGCCGATGCCGGCTTGGCGGCCGCCCAGCGCGCCCTTATCATCGCCCCCGGCTCGGCATCGGCCCTGCGGGCGGTTGCGCTGGCCCGGCTGCGGCAGAACCGGGTTGCGGACGCCGAGAGCGCCTGCGGGGAGGCGCTTGCGGCCCAGCCCGGCTACGCCGAGGGCCTCGCCACGCTGGCGCTGGTCCGGATGGCGCAGGGCCGGGCGGCGGAGGCCGACACCTTGTTCCGGCAGGCGACCGCCGGCCCCGTGGCGCCGGCCGAGGCCTTCGGCAACCACGCCGCCCTGCTGGCCCGGCTGGGCCAAGACGATGAGGCCCTGGAGCGGGCGGAGCGGGCGGTCGCCCTGCGTCCGCGCTTGGCCAGTGCGCAGTATCTGATCGGCACCCTGCACCGCCGGGCCGGCCGGCATGGGGAGGCCGCCGCCCGCTTCACGACGGCGGTCGCGGCCGACCCCCGCCACCGCGAGGCCCGGCTGGCGCTGCTCACCCTGCTGGCCGAGGCTGGCCGGCTGCAGGAGGCCGCGGCCCTGGGAGATGAGCTGCAGTCGCTGGCTGCGGACGATGCCGCCATCGCCCTTCAACTCGGCGGGCTGTTCTTGCGCCACGGCCGGGCTGACCTGGCCCTGCCCTCGCTGCGCCGCGCCCTGCGGCTTGCTCCCGGCACCGCGCAGGGCTGGACGCTGTTCGCCCGCGCCCTGCGCGGCGTGCGCCCCAGCGCCGCCGATGCCGATCTGCGCGCCCAGCTGGTGGCGGCCTTTTCCAAGCCCGGGGTCGACCCGGCCGACCTGACGGCGGCGGCGGCAGGCCTGCTCGCCGCCGATCCGGCCGCCGCCCGACTGCTGGAGGCGGCCGCTGACGCCGACGCGGTGGAAGCCCTGCTGTGTTCGGGCGCCCTGACCGATCTGGCCGGCGATGCGCTGCTGCATGTCGTGCTCACCGGGGCTCCCATCGCCGATCTTGACCTGGAGCGTCTGGTCACTGCTTGGCGCCGGGCGCTGCTGAGGGTCACCGCCAACCCGTCCCAGCCGCTCGACGAGTCCTCCTGGGGACAGCCCTGGCTCGGCCTGTGCGCCCGCCTCGCCCGCCAGGCCTTTCTCGGCGAATATGTCCTGGCGGAAAGCGGCGAAGAAGCCGCGGCGGTGGGCCGCCTCGACGAGGCGGTGCGCCACCGCCTCACCCTGGGGCAGCCGGTGCCCAACCACTGGATCCCGCTGCTCGGCGCCTACCGCCCGTTGGGAAGCCTGCCACCGGCGCTGATGGGGCATTCCTGGCCGGAAGATGTCCGCGCGCTGCTGGCGCTGCAGGTGGTCGAGCCACAGGAAGAGGCGCAGCTTGCCGCCGAGCTGCCGGCGCTGACGCCGATCTGCGATGACGTGTCGGTTCAGGTGCGGGCCCAGTATGAGGAGAACCCCTATCCCCGCTGGGCCGCCACCGGCCTGCGCGAGGCGCCGCTCGGCCTCTCCGACATTCTGCACGGCCTCTTCCCCCGGACTTGGCGGCCGGCCACCGCCTGGACGGCGCCGGAGGTGCTGATCGCCGGCTGCGGCACCGGACGCGAGGCGATCTGGGCCGCCCGCCACATCGAGGGTGCCCGCGTGCTGGCGGTCGACCTCAGCCGCCGCAGCCTCGCTTACGGGCTGCGCCAGAGCCGGCGCCTGGGGATCGAGGGCCTCAGCTTCGCCCAGGCGGATTTGCTTGAGCTGGACGCCATCGGCCGGCGCTTCGACCTCATCCACAGCGTCGGCGTGCTGCACCACACCGCCGACGCTTTGGCGGGGTTGCGGGTGCTGACCGGGCTTTTGGCGCCAGGCGGCGTGATGAAGCTCGGCTTCTACAGCGCGCTTGCCCGGCGTCCGCTCCAAGCGGTCCGGGCCATCGCCGCGGAGCGGCGGCTCAAAGCCAGCCCGGACGGCATCCGCCGCCTGCGCCAGGACATCCTTGCGCTGCCGGCCGGCCATCCCGCCCGCGCCGTCACGACCTCTCCCGACTTCTTTTCGGCGAGCGGCTGTCGCGATCTGATGCTGCATGTGCATGAGCGCCCGACGACCCTGCCCTGGCTGGAACAGGCGCTGGACGGCCTCGGCCTGAGCCTGCTCGGCTTCGAGTTCGACGATCCGGCCGCACACCGCCTCTACCGGCGCCGCTTCCCGGAGGATCCGGATATGGCCTCGCTCGCCCGCTGGACCCGTCTGGAAGAGGAGGAGCCGGCGCTGTTCGGGCGCCTGTACCAGTTCTGGGTGACGCGGCGCGGATGA
- a CDS encoding glycosyltransferase — protein MQPLSTDGLPNPQVLFCGLSSPDHYPRPLFSDRELFCGPDCQTVTDAGGFVSIATPPGDFDMAALVAQLPAQQKPELIVVKADATRRNLARNLDRIPCPKLLLVGDTHHLTAPIQTLIQYATAEAFDAIVLDHTRHHGHFFVEAGFDRVYWIPALDYALRRRAISSTPAYSHALTFVGQIGGFHPYRRHVLAEVARAGLPLQTLRGTPEETADLYAASAITLNCSLNGDLNLRVFEALGAGGFLITDALSPDSGLERLFTPGRHLATYRSPGELVELIRHYLAHPDEAQAIREAGQAHLLATQSPARKRAQLYSLLDGGTVDPELVVSARTLPSPLPPRSHAFRHRLAAYEAVQHLHRRATRLSVLVEPDDPLGLAGAVTDLPRVVIEADSHVQEGPPLPPAGAGEGINAVTVAILPWPADRAAAEAAVDGRLAGHAVGFVVSGGPSWTVRTAVGARLAAWGFSPVEGVAGLYQCTDQARFAARSVELARHGACSAARPRVAALVEAAATPDQAWAAAWLAQALGDGGLLERALQRCVALDRNNDDGLRAWAALADANGRPGDAWILTAERLRAHGLPLDASAALPDAPALEALERRAADDPRLARYRALVTPAPAPAAERRRILVVTNLFPPQEFGGYGRKLWEFSAELLRRGHDVRILSADVPELARPGMAGTEDLEGRVERTLELHGYWRDGRAFNHDDRTRCVAILRANVARILEAVRRHGSEACLVGNLDLLGAHCLGPLTQQGIPVVHCLGNQHPGYGAEEAPRSPLYRPGPASRWVEERLRESGYGFAETSLLYPGARVDYFYRPVLPQRDRLRIAFASLYVVYKGPQVLLNALNLLHHAGIDFDCVMAGEAPDAALLDQSRAFCERTGLAGKVRFQGFLDRRGMADLFARSNVLVFPSVFQEPFGISQVEAMAAGLTVVTSATGGSGEIVRHGVDGLHFASENHTDLAAKLRSLLEDRAGWARLAEAGRGRAFEFAVGRSVDRIEEVFTELLARRRADF, from the coding sequence ATGCAGCCGCTGAGCACGGATGGCCTGCCAAACCCGCAGGTCCTCTTTTGCGGGCTGTCGAGCCCCGACCATTATCCGCGTCCGCTTTTCTCCGATCGTGAGCTGTTCTGCGGCCCCGATTGCCAGACCGTCACCGATGCCGGCGGTTTTGTCAGCATCGCCACCCCGCCCGGCGATTTCGACATGGCGGCGCTGGTGGCGCAGCTGCCGGCCCAGCAGAAGCCGGAGTTGATCGTCGTGAAGGCCGACGCCACCCGGCGCAACCTGGCCCGCAACCTCGACCGCATCCCCTGTCCGAAGCTGCTGCTGGTCGGCGACACCCATCATCTCACCGCCCCGATCCAGACCCTGATCCAGTACGCCACGGCGGAGGCCTTCGACGCCATCGTCCTCGACCACACCCGCCACCATGGCCATTTCTTCGTCGAAGCCGGATTCGACCGGGTCTACTGGATCCCGGCGCTCGATTACGCCTTGCGCCGCCGCGCCATTTCGTCAACGCCCGCCTATTCCCATGCCCTGACCTTTGTCGGGCAGATCGGCGGCTTCCATCCGTACCGCCGTCATGTCCTGGCCGAGGTGGCGCGCGCCGGCTTGCCGCTGCAGACCCTGCGCGGCACGCCGGAAGAGACCGCCGACCTCTATGCCGCCTCGGCCATCACGCTGAACTGCAGCCTCAACGGCGATTTGAACCTGCGGGTGTTCGAGGCGCTGGGGGCGGGCGGCTTTCTCATCACCGATGCGCTCTCTCCGGACTCCGGGCTGGAGCGTCTGTTCACCCCTGGCCGCCATCTCGCAACCTACCGCTCGCCCGGCGAGCTGGTGGAGCTCATCCGCCATTACCTCGCCCATCCGGACGAAGCCCAGGCGATCCGCGAAGCCGGACAGGCCCATCTGCTGGCCACCCAAAGCCCGGCGCGCAAGCGGGCGCAGCTCTACAGCCTGCTGGACGGCGGAACCGTCGATCCTGAACTGGTGGTGAGCGCCCGTACGCTCCCCTCCCCCCTGCCGCCCCGCAGCCACGCCTTCCGTCACCGCCTGGCCGCCTATGAGGCGGTGCAGCATCTGCACCGGCGCGCCACGCGCCTGTCGGTGCTGGTCGAGCCGGACGACCCGCTCGGCCTTGCCGGCGCGGTCACCGACCTGCCCCGGGTGGTGATTGAAGCGGACAGCCACGTCCAAGAAGGCCCGCCCCTCCCGCCGGCCGGGGCAGGGGAAGGCATCAACGCCGTGACGGTGGCGATCTTGCCCTGGCCAGCGGACCGCGCGGCGGCGGAGGCGGCGGTTGACGGCCGGCTCGCCGGGCACGCCGTCGGCTTCGTGGTGTCGGGGGGGCCGAGCTGGACGGTGCGGACAGCGGTGGGGGCCCGGCTGGCGGCCTGGGGCTTCAGCCCGGTGGAGGGCGTGGCCGGCCTTTACCAGTGCACCGACCAAGCCCGTTTCGCCGCACGTTCGGTGGAGTTGGCCCGGCATGGTGCCTGCTCCGCCGCCCGTCCCCGCGTCGCCGCCCTGGTCGAGGCCGCCGCCACCCCCGACCAGGCCTGGGCGGCGGCCTGGCTGGCCCAGGCGCTGGGGGATGGCGGGCTGCTGGAGCGGGCCTTGCAGCGCTGTGTGGCGCTCGACCGCAACAATGATGACGGGCTGCGGGCCTGGGCGGCCCTGGCCGATGCCAATGGGCGGCCGGGCGATGCCTGGATTTTGACCGCCGAGCGGCTGCGCGCGCACGGGCTGCCGCTCGACGCCTCCGCCGCCCTGCCGGATGCCCCCGCCCTGGAGGCCCTGGAGCGGCGGGCGGCGGACGACCCGCGCCTGGCCCGCTACCGCGCCCTGGTCACGCCGGCGCCGGCGCCGGCGGCCGAGCGACGCCGCATCCTGGTCGTCACCAACCTGTTCCCGCCGCAGGAGTTCGGCGGCTATGGCCGCAAGCTGTGGGAGTTCTCGGCCGAGCTGCTGCGCCGAGGCCATGACGTGCGCATCCTGAGCGCCGACGTGCCCGAGCTCGCCCGCCCCGGCATGGCCGGCACCGAGGATTTGGAGGGCCGGGTCGAGCGCACGCTGGAGCTCCACGGCTATTGGCGGGATGGCCGCGCCTTCAACCATGACGATCGGACCCGGTGCGTCGCGATCTTGCGGGCCAATGTTGCCCGCATCCTGGAGGCGGTCCGCCGCCATGGCAGCGAGGCCTGCCTGGTCGGCAATCTCGACCTGCTGGGGGCCCACTGCCTGGGCCCCTTGACCCAGCAGGGCATTCCCGTGGTGCATTGCCTCGGCAACCAGCATCCCGGCTATGGTGCGGAGGAGGCGCCGCGCTCGCCGCTCTACCGGCCGGGCCCAGCCAGCCGCTGGGTTGAGGAGCGGCTGCGGGAGAGCGGCTACGGCTTTGCCGAGACCTCCCTCCTGTATCCAGGCGCGCGGGTCGATTATTTCTATCGTCCGGTTCTGCCGCAGCGCGACCGCCTGCGCATCGCCTTCGCCAGCCTCTACGTCGTCTACAAGGGGCCGCAGGTTCTGCTGAATGCGCTCAACCTGCTGCACCATGCCGGCATTGACTTCGACTGCGTGATGGCCGGCGAAGCGCCGGACGCGGCATTGCTGGACCAGTCGCGCGCCTTTTGCGAGCGCACCGGGTTGGCGGGAAAGGTGCGTTTCCAGGGCTTTCTCGACCGGCGCGGCATGGCCGATCTGTTCGCCCGCTCCAACGTGCTGGTCTTCCCCAGCGTCTTCCAGGAGCCGTTCGGCATCTCCCAGGTCGAGGCGATGGCCGCCGGGCTGACCGTGGTCACCAGCGCCACCGGCGGCAGTGGCGAGATCGTCCGCCATGGCGTCGACGGACTGCATTTCGCCTCCGAGAACCACACGGACCTGGCCGCCAAGCTGCGCAGTCTGCTGGAGGACCGCGCCGGCTGGGCGCGGCTGGCCGAGGCCGGCCGAGGCCGGGCCTTCGAGTTCGCAGTGGGGCGCAGCGTCGATCGGATTGAAGAGGTCTTCACCGAGCTGTTGGCGCGGCGACGTGCAGACTTCTGA
- a CDS encoding DUF563 domain-containing protein codes for MALPSAPSPITRQFRDLLLAEGANGWAVIGRMLEEPGMLDACRGARLDLMADSSRHHRAAAIVPLGEAMAEREMYRLQDPALMPELFTGMSNGPGRKAHADPALFYRTPPLTVRFVTYGAKDNGHDLFTADGRLLVRDSSWLSMLSPSRLNPYLDPQHRFGLFMVPNERLVIQDPCLLIGGQLNHYHFLIDHLAALILAQDIEGVAGLPVVFHRLPPVQRELCRLFGLDPGRFIQLDHHAQEPVIAAAMTAPVVPGRIPLPVCVQALRRRLGLASARARGRRRLFIGRRAAAGIAARLVDQELVGGALEPLGFEMVFPEDHTAAEQRAMFGEAEIVVCAHGAALANLVFAPPTAIVVEIMGDLCHADPLDRFGCYRKLAAAIGQPYYRLVCPTLAPLPGQAAQDRPFVCLPARLTALVAAAVDSGF; via the coding sequence ATGGCCCTGCCCAGCGCTCCATCCCCCATCACGCGCCAATTCCGTGATCTCCTTCTGGCAGAGGGGGCCAACGGATGGGCGGTGATCGGGCGCATGCTGGAGGAGCCGGGCATGCTGGACGCCTGCCGGGGGGCACGTCTTGATCTGATGGCGGATTCAAGCCGCCACCATCGTGCCGCAGCCATCGTCCCGCTGGGCGAGGCCATGGCGGAGCGCGAGATGTATCGTCTGCAGGATCCGGCCCTGATGCCGGAGCTCTTCACCGGGATGAGCAATGGCCCGGGCCGCAAAGCCCACGCCGACCCTGCGCTCTTCTACCGCACCCCGCCTCTGACGGTTCGCTTCGTCACCTATGGCGCCAAGGACAATGGGCACGACCTGTTCACCGCCGACGGCCGTCTGCTGGTGCGGGACTCCTCCTGGTTGAGCATGCTGTCGCCCAGCCGGCTCAATCCCTATCTCGATCCGCAGCACCGCTTCGGCCTGTTCATGGTGCCAAACGAACGGCTGGTGATCCAAGACCCATGCCTGCTGATCGGGGGCCAGCTCAACCACTACCATTTTCTCATCGACCATCTGGCGGCCCTGATCCTGGCCCAGGACATTGAGGGGGTGGCCGGATTGCCGGTCGTCTTCCACCGGCTCCCCCCGGTGCAGCGGGAGCTGTGCCGATTGTTCGGCCTTGATCCCGGCCGTTTCATCCAACTCGACCATCATGCGCAAGAGCCTGTGATCGCGGCGGCGATGACGGCTCCGGTGGTGCCGGGACGCATCCCGCTGCCGGTCTGTGTCCAGGCATTGAGGCGACGCCTTGGCTTGGCGTCGGCGCGCGCACGCGGACGGCGCCGTCTCTTCATCGGGCGCCGTGCCGCCGCCGGCATCGCCGCCCGCCTGGTCGACCAGGAGCTGGTCGGGGGTGCCCTCGAACCGCTCGGGTTTGAGATGGTGTTTCCGGAGGATCATACGGCTGCTGAGCAGCGCGCCATGTTCGGCGAGGCGGAGATCGTGGTCTGCGCCCATGGCGCTGCTCTTGCCAACCTGGTCTTTGCTCCGCCCACCGCCATCGTGGTCGAGATCATGGGAGACCTTTGCCATGCCGACCCGCTCGACCGCTTCGGTTGCTATCGCAAATTGGCGGCCGCCATTGGTCAGCCCTATTACCGGCTGGTCTGCCCCACGCTGGCCCCGCTGCCCGGTCAGGCGGCGCAGGACCGGCCGTTTGTCTGTCTGCCAGCCCGGCTGACGGCGCTCGTGGCCGCAGCGGTCGACAGCGGGTTTTGA
- a CDS encoding glycosyltransferase, with protein MRIIILDPGLTGRVGHHYEFNRALIEHARCHGIEAALVGHKDCDAGLAEELGVVRGFSLPPYLTHAGPPEFVAPWRWMRLSEGIEQDLDRLSFPALTPADRILLHTAHSGHINGLYRWYARLGPSRPGVCLQTMFPPAFQTAPEDVEVATALLKRALRPWTAIADAPVRLASDNQELAAHLQDLLAHPVATLPMPIDLGPGGAAQPPDGPVQLAYVGEGRLEKGFPALVDTLFRHASRLCSLRLALHTGRSGAGTQLGEALRALPHVDLIDRPLDQRAYHDLLRRSAAVLLPYEAGAYAMRSSRVFAEALSLGKPVLVTTGTWMERELSRWEQAVDASAGVRLQPGAQDGLITAITELVERLPALTAAAAALSPAYRQANSPAAFLAGAFPDTPLAQPARA; from the coding sequence ATGCGCATCATCATCCTTGACCCGGGCCTGACCGGCCGGGTCGGACACCATTACGAATTCAACCGCGCGCTCATCGAGCATGCCCGCTGCCATGGCATCGAAGCGGCGCTGGTCGGGCACAAGGACTGCGATGCCGGGCTCGCCGAGGAGCTCGGGGTGGTCCGCGGCTTTTCCCTGCCGCCTTACCTGACCCATGCCGGGCCGCCGGAGTTCGTCGCCCCCTGGCGCTGGATGCGGCTGAGCGAGGGGATCGAGCAGGATTTAGACCGCTTGAGCTTTCCCGCCCTCACCCCGGCGGACCGCATCCTCCTGCACACCGCCCACAGCGGCCACATCAACGGGCTGTACCGCTGGTACGCGCGCTTGGGCCCGTCCCGGCCCGGCGTGTGCCTGCAGACGATGTTCCCTCCGGCCTTTCAGACCGCACCGGAGGATGTCGAGGTCGCCACCGCCCTCTTGAAGCGTGCGCTGCGGCCCTGGACCGCCATCGCCGACGCGCCGGTCCGCCTCGCCAGCGACAACCAGGAGCTGGCCGCCCACCTTCAGGATCTGCTCGCCCATCCGGTGGCGACCCTGCCGATGCCGATCGACTTGGGGCCCGGCGGTGCCGCGCAGCCGCCGGACGGCCCGGTGCAGCTGGCCTATGTCGGCGAGGGGCGTTTGGAAAAGGGGTTCCCGGCTTTGGTCGACACCCTGTTCCGTCATGCTTCCCGGCTGTGCAGCCTGCGGCTGGCGCTGCACACCGGCCGGTCCGGCGCCGGCACCCAGCTGGGCGAGGCCCTGCGGGCCCTGCCCCATGTCGACCTGATCGACCGGCCGCTCGACCAGCGGGCCTACCATGATCTGCTGCGGCGCTCCGCCGCTGTTCTGCTGCCCTATGAGGCCGGCGCCTACGCCATGCGCAGCTCGCGCGTTTTTGCCGAAGCCTTGAGCCTCGGCAAACCGGTCCTGGTCACCACCGGAACCTGGATGGAGCGGGAACTGAGCCGTTGGGAACAGGCCGTCGACGCCTCGGCCGGCGTGCGCCTCCAACCTGGCGCGCAAGACGGTCTGATTACGGCAATTACGGAGCTGGTGGAGCGGTTGCCGGCATTGACGGCCGCCGCCGCCGCGCTTTCCCCCGCCTATCGACAGGCCAACAGCCCGGCCGCCTTTCTGGCCGGCGCCTTTCCCGACACTCCCCTTGCACAGCCGGCAAGGGCCTGA
- a CDS encoding ParA family protein, with protein sequence MTRITSFASTKGGVGKTSLVMALTTELRRRGQSVLLLDCDPNRHLAEWARRRRDAGVTVIEEVTEATVRQMVQEHAGRHDHTLIDLAGFGNLTMLYAFSVSDGVMIPTQQSFMDIKETVRTFKVVADSIGVLKHTPVSSVVIVRTQAAIESRVDRHARDLLAEHGVPTFRTELIERSLIKEMSYTGQGPGEVNPASNADHNVRAITDEYLAFLDAAPQNPLVARAA encoded by the coding sequence ATGACCCGCATCACCAGCTTCGCCTCGACCAAGGGCGGCGTCGGCAAGACCAGCCTTGTCATGGCGCTCACCACCGAACTGCGCCGGCGCGGACAGAGCGTCCTGCTGCTCGACTGCGACCCCAACCGTCATCTGGCCGAATGGGCGCGCCGGCGCCGCGATGCGGGCGTCACGGTCATCGAGGAGGTCACCGAAGCCACTGTGCGCCAGATGGTGCAGGAGCATGCCGGCCGCCATGACCACACCCTCATCGATCTGGCCGGCTTCGGCAACCTGACCATGCTCTATGCCTTTTCTGTCAGCGACGGGGTGATGATCCCGACCCAACAGTCCTTCATGGACATCAAGGAGACGGTGCGCACCTTCAAGGTGGTGGCCGATTCCATCGGTGTGCTGAAACACACCCCCGTCTCCAGCGTGGTGATCGTCCGCACCCAGGCCGCCATCGAATCCCGGGTCGACCGCCATGCCCGCGATCTGCTGGCCGAGCATGGCGTGCCGACCTTCCGCACCGAACTGATCGAGCGCTCGCTGATCAAGGAGATGAGCTACACCGGGCAGGGGCCTGGCGAGGTCAACCCGGCCAGCAACGCCGATCACAATGTGCGCGCCATAACTGACGAATATCTGGCCTTCCTGGACGCCGCCCCGCAAAACCCGCTGGTCGCCCGTGCGGCGTGA